The following proteins are encoded in a genomic region of Alnus glutinosa chromosome 8, dhAlnGlut1.1, whole genome shotgun sequence:
- the LOC133875013 gene encoding mediator of RNA polymerase II transcription subunit 30 codes for MFHKQTPKMEEKTASAITSPKTTQELAMEGQKLLEETIESAFQILSSMNDELCNPALWSTTSSSSSSATTTTSIANGPSHSSNGVFNGEAASSDAHHAESGGGGGAGSGGALEEARFRYKNSVNSLRAVLAAIPSSQRAKAFEMGSTPSGPVSPADQVEIEKLEERASNLKKELANKNRYLKLLIDQLRDLITDISTWQSPCSV; via the exons ATGTTTCACAAACAGACTCCGAAAATGGAAGAGAAAACTGCGAGTGCGATAACGAGCCCGAAGACGACACAAGAGCTGGCAATGGAGGGCCAGAAGCTTCTAGAAGAAACCATAGAGTCCGCCTTCCAGATTCTCTCCTCCATGAACGACGAGCTCTGCAACCCAGCCTTGTGGTCCACCAcgtcctcttcttcttcatctgctACAACTACGACTTCGATTGCCAATGGTCCTTCGCATTCCTCAAACGGCGTCTTCAACGGCGAGGCGGCCTCTTCCGATGCGCACCACGCGGAGAGTGGCGGTGGCGGTGGTGCTGGCAGTGGAGGAGCGCTCGAAGAGGCTCGGTTCCGGTACAAGAACTCAGTGAACTCGCTCCGGGCAGTTCTCGCCGCAATCCCTAGCTCTCAGAGG GCAAAAGCATTCGAAATGGGTTCAACTCCAAGTGGTCCGGTATCCCCAGCAGATcaggttgaaattgaaaagttAGAAGAGCGAGCCTCTAATCTAAAAAAG GAGCTTGCAAACAAGAACAGGTACCTCAAGCTTCTCATAGATCAGCTGCGAGATCTTATTACTGACATATCTACATGGCAAAGCCCTTGTTCCGTCTGA